In Hippoglossus stenolepis isolate QCI-W04-F060 chromosome 13, HSTE1.2, whole genome shotgun sequence, a single genomic region encodes these proteins:
- the akap11 gene encoding A-kinase anchor protein 11 isoform X3: protein MDACARIRGVPLRSRASVRKETVRDSGAQCVKSLFRNKKELCSIGLELTTRDATRLTEIHFVCLPGQCEGDEVTQQALASLPGGLCELLRSLHVDGLKNDEVLLLRDSRRLSEHKDAWPQCWLKAVCVLRHNPNTGLYPQASVASLLSLLGCYMAGVRYALELQAVQRGTAEASQPEEDDTNQSVSSIEDDFVTALEHLEEDDTGNNPSSYRKKRDVASQTVPAHKRRKELSGSRVIISSSSKKYSAQNKPGPDVSITVQRSSCVEPQWTYCSPGARVPSPVIHVSESEDSDGSSPSPIIFLDEVGYQKSLLAKLDIPTVPGGPRERVEDSDSEVSEFFDSFDQFDDVDELSSESSTLALPLDTVSAPTSQKKCTESSSSGSTSKYVSRGCSTKGMNPHRFDHPTLPANVKKPTPLKPGSPYSLHTDVPDSPRPVQTPSEENGGPLFSPVSISAFSPLVDSSGPMEYFWKTNEDSQDSSELRKPQDLCSLYKTYSDFANSLSKEILGSVCGYQSAVDISDNKNLSCVCHKEFENPSGYLMKLSEIQETVTVDKLQKKSQSLTDGIQRFATDLVEMSLGSALRDLQKGVSSCTTTLCHLAARLTSSVFQMAFHEIGMRHAFVLKERAISGLAGFLVGEAVSGALKDFLTVKKQIFHSTVSHFAADLAEELVFEGIMEVCQFSHPSTPLTPSDWSFGHRQEEEEEEEEEEVVTSYASDLSESVIQEAFIELSQADVAFTSQAAISVSLDNICYVSSENSSTNTCSTFANQQVLSSSSAAAVPGPSGEDTTCTVKKALFTVSGMASCIPVPQAGQALSHLHESEETCQYASSSPDTPQENPEGITEPSSDTTTSTQTHLYSHGTQTPIAEGEPSQGKSSFQNFSGNMVDMIVTEACELITASKMKKSFGDCADFFTKTMGSRRDTSPPDSPSKQGASRECVRYDCRDSQYLRNGGAAEQATGSQSHGRAGCEFDPRARVVVETHPVMMHTLDVPGTEMGGQRRISVPGDDSTPNTGQKSGGTPGTPPSTPQQPSEVSKEKQIKQFSKKLKSKLAKEFSPATPPSTPHYQPEPGPGPKDITPEEDKAEFMLKLMRSLSEEADGNEEEEEEALAEEVGVDVSHRCLETGSGRHDMNQMSANRMSNKEALHYAERLACHIVSMATEMDTLGVAEEEEGGEMSKGSGRRRDSVAQFSEQTLNTLWVYAGEVAGEVISDVKRMVSSGQQCPYHRALRRRSLDRSISESLHQHQHQSQLSTDQNRDWRVGRQAEQWSSDMIASVFRSPTSSSSTCSSSGLSSEYPSCESVTDEYAGYLIRVLKKEGGSRELVLDQYASRLAYRSIKQGLAHASRKVKQRTPSLRLHSSKSLPDEWKASSSEASSPKDRAESVASPSGEDAQCCCSDSEEQREYMDLVNFAESLAYNITCDVTRKLQLSSVRLPKSHTDSCLYKKSKFEDMAENLIRNSFSCPLLSKEGKSKHYHSTGSLYDGGYSSRVVQVIDHYARKIVDDTLKMSLSSVGHSSREHQRTQGHSHTQRLSEGPAGGVALGERTCRYCQVQECPYCTKHSRHRQPGSKRRKRGSDGQTRAERLPSLDIPKIHIDLDHRAAFAEDMVSMAMETAKRELSNTSLNADSGIGHDGTSYAESLTAEIMTSAITNICQAANTSSPGREATESTVSQQLSVGDDSLGSWSNLSFEDEHADDNSSFLHLSDSDNTEDKEAEVKEESSGTLCVDRTQVQAPRTGLVVVNSDVRELRRSPQHVGLDPQLRSMLQWLAASMADIPQIQLSPDRELQQLPVVVQRLRERRWRVGELLHMLLRYCEESQTHVGQSQAREEALQGAREPHRSPPLFQWLLEHA from the exons ATGGACGCCTGTGCCCGTATTCGAGGAGTCCCACTAAGGTCCAGGGCCTCGGTTCGAAAAGAG actgTGCGTGACAGTGGGGCTCAGTGTGTGAAGAGCCTCTTCAGGAACAAAAAGGAGCTATGCAGCATTGGCCTGGAGCTGACGACCAGAGACGCCACGAGACTGACAGAG attcattttgtgtgtctgcctggACAATGTGAAGGGGACGAGGTCACCCAGCAG GCTCTAGCCTCTCTGCCAGGAGGGCTGTGTGAGCTCCTCCGGTCCCTCCATGTCGACGGCCTCAAAAATGACGAGGTTCTGCTGCTCAGAGACTCGCGCAGGCTGTCGGAGCACAAGGACGCTTGGCCTCAG TGTTGGTTAAAAGCCGTGTGTGTGCTGAGGCATAACCCCAACACCGGCCTGTACCCTCAGGCCAGTGTGGCGTCTCTACTGAGCTTGCTGGGCTGCTACATGGCCGGTGTCCGCTACGCTTTAGAGCTTCAGGCGGTTCAGAGGGGCACAGCTGAGGCCAGTCAGCCGGAGGAGGACGACACCAACCAGTCGGTCTCATCCATCGAAGACGACTTTGTCACGGCCTTGGAGCATCTGGAGGAGGACGACACGGGAAACAATCCCT CTTCATATCGTAAAAAGCGCGACGTGGCATCGCAGACAGTCCCAGCCCataagaggagaaaagaacTATCAGGCTCCCGTGTTATCATTAGCTCATCTTCCAAGAAGTATTCAGCCCAAAACAAGCCGGGTCCGGACGTGTCCATCACAGTGCAGAGGTCATCGTGTGTGGAACCGCAGTGGACTTACTGCAGTCCTGGGGCTCGTGTCCCTTCTCCTGTGATTCATGTCAGTGAATCAGAGGACTCCGACGGCTCCAGCCCCAGTCCGATCATTTTCCTGGACGAGGTGGGCTACCAGAAGAGCCTGTTGGCCAAGCTGGACATCCCCACGGTGCCGGGGGGCCCCAGGGAGCGAGTTGAAGACTCAGACTCTGAAGTCAGTGAGTTCTTTGACAGTTTTGATCAGTTTGATGACGTGGATGAGCTGAGCTCAGAGAGCTCCACTCTTGCACTGCCTCTGGACACCGTCAGTGCTCCCACCTCACAGAAAAAGTGCACCGAGTCCAGCTCCAGTGGGTCGACATCCAAATATGTTTCTCGGGGCTGCTCAACCAAGGGTATGAATCCTCACCGCTTCGACCACCCCACACTCCCAGCCAATGTGAAAAAACCTACTCCTCTGAAACCAGGCTCTCCCTACTCACTTCACACTGACGTGCCTGACTCCCCTCGACCCGTGCAGACCCCCTCAGAGGAAAACGGCGGCCCACTCTTCAGTCCTGTCAGCATCTCGGCCTTCAGCCCTCTGGTGGACTCAAGTGGACCAATGGAATACTTTTGGAAGACAAATGAAGATAGTCAGGACAGCTCCGAGCTACGTAAACCCCAGGACCTCTGCTCTCTGTATAAGACCTACTCAGACTTTGCCAACAGCCTCTCCAAAGAAATTCTGGGGTCTGTGTGTGGCTACCAGTCTGCTGTTGACATCAGTGACAACAAGAATCTCAGCTGCGTCTGCCACAAGGAATTTGAGAATCCTTCGGGTTACCTGATGAAGCTCTCAGAAATACAGGAGACTGTGACAGTGGACAAGTTGCAGAAGAAGTCTCAGTCTCTGACCGATGGCATTCAGAGGTTTGCCACAGACCTGGTGGAAATGAGCCTGGGCAGTGCCTTGAGAGACCTTCAAAAAGGTGTGTCCTCCTGTACCACCACCTTGTGTCACTTAGCTGCGAGGCTCACCTCCTCAGTGTTTCAGATGGCCTTCCACGAGATCGGGATGCGCCACGCCTTTGTGTTGAAGGAGCGAGCAATCAGTGGATTGGCTGGTTTCCTGGTGGGAGAGGCTGTGTCCGGGGCGCTGAAGGACTTCCTGACTgtgaaaaaacagatttttcacaGCACAGTTTCACATTTCGCTGCTGACCTGGCTGAAGAGCTTGTGTTTGAAGGTATTATGGAAGTGTGTCAGTTCTCCCACCCCTCAACCCCTCTCACCCCTAGTGATTGGTCCTTTGGCCATaggcaagaggaggaagaggaagaggaagaggaggaggtggttaCCTCCTACGCTTCAGATTTGTCTGAGTCTGTTATCCAGGAGGCCTTCATAGAGCTCTCTCAGGCCGATGTTGCCTTCACCAGCCAAGCAGCTATTAGTGTGTCTCTGGACAACATCTGTTACGTCAGTTCAGAGAACAGCAGCACTAACACCTGTAGTACCTTTGCCAACCAGCAGGTTTTAAGTTCCAGCTCAGCTGCAGCGGTTCCAGGGCCCTCAGGAGAAGATACTACCTGCACGGTGAAGAAAGCCCTGTTCACTGTCTCGGGGATGGCCAGTTGTATTCCTGTGCCCCAGGCCGGCCAAGCCCTGTCCCACCTTCACGAGTCTGAGGAGACCTGTCAGTATGCGTCCAGTTCACCAGATACCCCACAGGAAAACCCTGAAGGAATAACTGAACCCTCCTCTGACACCACCACATCTACACAGACTCACCTGTACAGTCATGGAACACAGACCCCCATAGCTGAAGGAGAGCCCTCCCAAGGAAAGTCCTCCTTCCAAAACTTCTCTGGCAACATGGTGGATATGATAGTTACTGAGGCTTGTGAGCTAATAACTGCTtcaaagatgaagaagagtttCGGTGACTGTGCCGATTTCTTCACTAAGACAATGGGAAGCCGGAGGGACACTTCTCCACCAGATTCCCCGTCGAAGCAGGGAGCCAGCAGGGAGTGTGTCAGGTATGATTGTAGAGATTCACAGTATCTGAGGAATGGCGGAGCTGCAGAACAAGCAACGGGCTCTCAAAGCCACGGGAGAGCCGGCTGTGAGTTCGACCCTAGGGCCAGAGTTGTGGTTGAAACTCATCCTGTAATGATGCATACTCTTGATGTGCCGGGTACTGAGATGGGTGGACAAAGGAGGATATCTGTTCCTGGGGATGACTCAACTCCAAACACTGGCCAGAAATCTGGTGGGACTCCCGGCACGCCTCCTTCTACCCCTCAGCAGCCCAGTGAGGTCTCCAAGGAGAAGCAGATAAAACAGTTCTCCAAGAAGTTGAAAAGCAAACTGGCCAAAGAGTTTTCCCCTGCTACCCCGCCTTCCACCCCTCACTATCAGCCCGAGCCTGGCCCAGGGCCAAAAGACATCACCCCTGAAGAAGACAAGGCCGAGTTTATGCTCAAACTGATGAGGTCTCTCTCTGAGGAGGCAGATGgcaacgaggaggaggaggaggaagcgttGGCAGAAGAGGTTGGTGTTGATGTCAGTCACAGATGTTTAGAGACGGGGAGTGGCCGGCATGACATGAACCAGATGTCGGCTAACAGGATGTCCAACAAAGAAGCTCTCCACTACGCCGAGCGGTTGGCTTGTCACAtcgtctccatggcaacagagaTGGACACGCTGGGAgtagcagaggaggaggaggggggagagatgAGCAAGGGcagcgggaggaggagagacagcgTGGCTCAGTTCTCGGAGCAGACACTCAACACGTTGTGGGTGTATGCTGGGGAGGTGGCGGGAGAGGTGATCAGCGACGTGAAGAGGATGGTGAGCTCTGGTCAGCAGTGTCCATATCACAGAGCTCTCAGACGAAGGAGCCTGGACAGATCTATCTCTGAAAGTTTGCACCAACACCAACATCAGTCTCAACTCAGTACAGACCAGAACAGAGACTGGAGGGTGGGGAGGCAGGCGGAGCAGTGGTCCAGTGACATGATAGCCTCCGTCTTTCGCTCTCCCACCTCCAGTTCAAGCACCTGCTCCAGCTCCGGTCTGTCCTCGGAGTATCCCAGCTGTGAGAGTGTGACAGATGAATATGCTGGCTACCTCATCAGGGTGCTGAAAAAAGAGGGAGGTAGTAGGGAGCTGGTGCTGGACCAGTACGCTAGCCGCCTGGCCTACCGATCCATAAAACAAGGCTTGGCTCATGCTAGTCGCAAGGTCAAGCAGAGAACCCCAAGCTTGCGCCTTCACTCCTCCAAGTCGCTGCCAGATGAATGGAAAGCTTCGAGTAGTGAGGCCTCGTCACCcaaggacagagcagagtcGGTGGCGTCCCCGTCAGGCGAGGACGCTCAGTGTTGCTGCAGCGACTCTGAAGAGCAGAGGGAGTACATGGACCTGGTCAACTTCGCAGAGTCTTTAGCGTACAACATCACCTGTGACGTCACACGCAAGCTGCAGCTCTCCTCCGTGCGACTGCCCAAGTCTCATACGGACTCCTGTCTTTATAAGAAatccaaatttgaagacatggCAGAGAATCTCATCAGGAACTCCTTCTCCTGCCCCCTGTTGTCCAAAGAGGGTAAAAGCAAGCATTACCACAGTACAGGAAGCCTGTATGATGGAGGCTACAGCAGCAGGGTGGTACAGGTCATTGATCATTACGCCAGGAAAATAGTTGACGACACTTTGAAGATGAGCCTGTCTTCAGTTGGACATTCATCCCGGGAGCATCAGAGGACGCAAGGCCACTCTCACACCCAGAGGCTGTCTGAGGGGCCAGCAGGGGGCGTAGCTCTCGGGGAGAGGACGTGCCGCTATTGTCAGGTCCAGGAGTGTCCGTACTGCACCAAACACAGCCGgcaccgccagcctgggtcaaagaggaggaaaagagggtCAGACGGTCAGACAAGAGCCGAGCGCCTCCCCAGCCTGGACATTCCCAAGATTCACATCGACCTGGACCACAGGGCAGCGTTTGCAGAGGATATGGTATCCATGGCGATGGAGACGGCTAAACGCGAGCTGAGCAACACCAGCCTTAATGCCGACAGTGGCATCGGTCATGATGGAACCAGCTACGCTGAGAGTCTGACTGCAGAGATCATGACATCAGCCATAACCAACATCTGCCAGGCTGCCAACACCAG CTCTCCAGGGAGGGAAGCCACTGAGTCGACCGTGTCCCAGCAGCTGAGTGTCGGAGACGACAGTCTGGGCAGCTGGTCCAACCTGAGCTTTGAGGATGAGCATGCAGACGACAACAGCAGCTTCCTGCACCTCAGTGACAG TGACAACACAGAGGACAAGGAGGCTGAGGTCAAGGAGGAATCCAGCG GGACTCTGTGCGTGGACAGGACCCAGGTGCAGGCTCCCAGGACCGGACTGGTCGTAGTGAACTCAGACGTCAGGGAGCTCCGGCGCAGTCCTCAGCACGTCGGCCTGGATCCTCAGCTCAGGAGCATGTTGCAGTGGCTGGCAGCCTCCATGGCCGACATTCCCCAGATCCAGCTGAGTCctgacagagagctgcagcag CTCCCTGTGGTCGTCCAGAGGCTTCGGGAGAGGAGGTGGCGTGTGGGGGAGCTGCTGCACATGCTGCTGCGCTACTGTGAAGAGAGTCAGACGCACGTCGGCCAGTCCCAGGCCCGAGAGGAGGCCCTGCAGGGGGCCAGAGAACCACACCGCTCCCCACCCCTCTTCCAGTGGCTCCTGGAGCACGCCTag